Below is a genomic region from Phycobacter azelaicus.
GTCCGGACAGATCGATGCCTGGTCCATCGTGCCGCATATCGCCAAGGCTTTGGCAGGTTCGGGTGCAGTTCATATTATCGGAGACGTGGCCGATTACCTACCGGATTATCAGGTGACAACTGTCTTCACCTCGGCGCAGAACGCATCCAGCGACCGCGCGCTGGTCGAGACCTTCCTTTCGGGCTTTACCCGCGGCGTGAGCGATTTCAACGCCACCATGGTTGAAAAATCCCAGGGCGATGCGGCGATCGACGAGATGGTGCAACTGATCCACAAATACGTCTACACCGACCGGCCGCTGGAAAAGGCGGCGCCTTCGATCATCAATGGCGCCATGCGCATCAATAAAGGCGCGGCGATCAATGTCGCTTCGGTGCGCGACCAACTGGAGTGGATGCAATCGGCAGGGCTGGTAGACAGCGCCATCACGCTCGACACCTTCCTTGACACCTCTTACGTCGACACCATCGGCGCCTGAGGCAACTGAAACCATCGCGGGGCAGCACACGGCTTGCCCCGCGTATTGATCAAGGGCCAGGATCCATGGATATTCGACTGGACGGGGTCAGCCATCGCTATGGCAGCACAGAGGTGCTGCGTGACATCTCGCTGGACGTACCTTCCGGGCAGATCGTCTGCCTTGTTGGTCCGTCGGGCTGCGGCAAATCCACCCTTCTTCGGTTCATGGGCGGCCTTGAAAAGCCCGAGGCGGGGCGTGTGCTGCAAATCGGCACGCCGCCCGAGGGCTGCCTCAATCCACTGACCTATGTCTTTCAGGACTTCGCCCTGCTGCCCTGGCGCAGTGTCGAAGGGAATATCTCTTTGGTGCTGGAGGATCATGGCATTAAGGGCAAAGCCGCGAAGGACATCATCCAGGACGTTCTGGGTCGCACCAAGCTCACCGATTTTGCGAAGGCGCTGCCGAAACAGCTGTCGGGTGGTATGAAACAGCGGGTTGCCATCGCCCGCGCCCTTGCGGTGAACCCGGCGGTGATGCTGATGGACGAGCCGCTGTCAGCTCTTGATAGTCAGACCCGAGAGCTGTTGATGGACGATCTGATCACCCTCTGGACACGGGCCCCTTTTACCGCTGTCTACGTGACTCACAACCTGGCCGAAGCGGTGCGCCTTGGCCATCGCATAGTCGTCCTGTCCCGGCGCCCGGGCCGCATTCGCGAGGTGGTGGAAATCGACAAACCGCTGGCCGAGCGCGGCTATGCGGACCCTGATCTTGAAGAGGTGCAAAAGCACCTTTGGGATCTGATGCGCGACGAGGCCCGCGCCGCAGACGAGGAGCTGTTACATGTCTGATCTGGCACAAGGCACGGCGCCCCCCCAAGACCCAGTAGAAATCCGCTTTCGCGGCGCAGGCTTTGCCCCGCGGCCTCAGAAATGGGTGGGCGTTGCGGTTTTTGTGGTGCTGGTCGCAATCGTGGAATGGGGCACGCGCACGGGTTTTATCTCGGCGCTTACCCTGCCCAAACCCTCGGATGTGCTGGCCACTTTTGGAGAGCTTTGGCAGTCGGGCATGCTGTTCCAGCATCTTGCCCCATCGCTGACCCGGCTGGCCGTCGGAGCCTCCATCGGAGCAGGCATCGGGATCTGCGTGGGGGTGCTGATCGGGCTTTTCTCATACGTCCGCTCAGGCCTTGTTCCACTGGTCGCAGCCATCTTTCCGATCCCGAAAATCGCACTTTTGCCGCTGTTTGTGATCTGGTTTGGCATCGACGAGGGCTCAAAATATGCTCTGATTGCCTTTGGAACCTTCACGCCGACGGTGGTTGCCACCTATGGGGCGGTGGACAATGTTGATCGCTCATTGATCCGTATGGGACAGAGCTTCGGCCTCAGCTGGCTATCCATCGTGCGCAAAATCGTATTACCAGGCGCGATGCCCGGAATCCTGTCGGGACTGCGCATCAGCCTGGCCATTGCCATTATCCTGCTGGTTGCAGCCGAGATGCTGGGCGCGCAATACGGGATCGGGGCCTATATCCTTGAGGCAGGCTCGCTCTATGATCTAGAGCGGCTATTTGCCGGAGTGGTCATCCTGTCCCTGCTTGGTGTTCTGACCTCTGGAGCCATTGGTCTGGTCGAGCGCCGCCTGCTCAGCTGGCGTTCCTGACCCCTTCAAAGGCTGCGAGCCGACAAGGTCCGTCGGCCCCGCCTCAGGCTGAACAGGACAAAGTCGGCTCAGCAATAGCGCTCTGGCCCGATCCATTGCGCGTCTGAATACCGGTCGCCATGAGCCCAGCCCACCGGAAGAATCGCGTCGATCCGGGCCAGATCAGCTTCGGACAGCACAAGATCAGCGCCCGCCATGCACTCATTGAGGTGATCAATGCTGCGAGTTCCTGGGATCGGAATTACATGCTCGCCGCGGCTCAGAAGCCATGCATTGGCCAGCGCCGCCGCCGAGGTGCCCATCTCGGCGGCAAGCTGACGGAACCCATCTGTTATCGCCAAATTCTCTGAAAGATTCGGTTCCATAAACCGAGGATTACCAGCCAGGAAGGGCAGGTTCGGAATCCGCTTCTTAGGGATCGGATTGTCCGTCAGCAAGGACCGCCCCACAGGTGAAAACGCAACCATCGCCACCCCCAGTTCGGCGCAGGCCTGCACAAGGCCAAGCTCAGGGAAACGCGTTGAAAGCGAATACTCCGATTGAACCGCAGCAATGGGGTGAACCTTCATCGCGCGCCTCAGAGTAGATGGCGCCACTTCGGATAGGCCAATCGCGCGGGTCTTTCCCTTCTTGACCAACCGGCCCAGATTTTCGGCAGTTTCTTCTGGCGTAAGACGGGGATCGCGGCGGTGCGCGTAGAAGAGATCGACACAGTCCACGCCAAGGCGCTGGAGGGATTGATCCAGTTCTGCCTCAAGGTGTTCGGCGGAGTTGTCAAAGCAGCGGTTGCCATCGGCGTCTTTCGTGATCGTGGCCTTGGTGGCGATGACAAACGCATCTCGTGCACCGGGATTGGCCCTGAGATAGGTGCCAATAGCGCTTTCGGATTTGCCCATGCCATAGACATTTGCCGTATCCAGATGGGTGACACCCAGATCGCGGCACCGGTTCAGGATCGCGTGGCTTTCAGTCTCGGTCGTGGGGCCGTACATGTCCGAAAAGGACATCGCCCCGTAGCCGATACAGCCGATCTCGGGGCCGTTGACGCCCAATTTGCGGGTTTTCATGCGGATAGTTCCCCATTCTGCCGATAAAAGTGCTACTCCTATCGTGGGGCAATCATCCCCGTTTGTCGAACCTTTGCAACTGTGTAGGCCCTCTTGCACGGCTTTCGACACAGCGTCCCAAGCACTTCTATGCCCAATATTTGTGCAAAAATCTGAAATGTCCAAGCTAAGATCCGCCTGCAATTGGCCCTTATCTGTGCTGGCTGCTAGCGTGACCTCATCGGGAGATGCCATGACAGAAAAAGCACCTATTTTCTTTGATGAGATGTACGGCAATGGGGACACAGCACGTGCCCCTTATGCGCAATACGCTGACTGGTTCAGCCGCGAAAACCCCAAAGACCTGATCAAGGAAGCTCGCGAGGCCGAAGACTTCTTTCGCCGCACCGGCATTACCTTCAATGTTTACGGGGAAGCGGATGCCGAAGAACGGCTGATCCCCTTCGACATCATCCCGCGGATCATCTCCGCAAAGGAATGGAGCCGTCTTGTCAGAGGGATCGAACAGCGGGTTCGGGCAATCAACGCGTTTTTGCACGACATCTATCACCGGCAGGAAATCCTGCGCGCGGGCCGTGTTCCGGTCGACCTGATTGCCCGAAACGAAGCGTTTCTGCCGATGATGGTAGGGGTCCAGCCGCCCGGCGGAATTTACACGCATATCGTTGGCATCGACATGGTGCGCACCGGAGACGATGAGTTTTTCGTGCTTGAGGACAATGCCCGCACACCGTCTGGCGTGTCCTACATGCTCGAAAACCGCGAAACCATGTTGCAGATGTTCCCTGAACTGTTCAGCAAAGTCAAAGTGCGGCGCGTTTCGGATTATCCAGCCTCGCTTTTGAACTCTCTTGCCAATTGCATGCCGCCCGACCCCAGCCCTGATCGGACCGTTGCGGTGCTGACGCCGGGCATTCACAACTCGGCCTATTTCGAACATGCCTTCCTTGCCGACCATATGGGCGTCGAGTTGGTCGAGGGAACGGATCTGAAGATCGTCGACGGACGTATCGCCATGCGCACCACGCGCGGCTACAAGCCAATTGATGTTGTTTACCGGCGGGTGGACGATGATTTCCTTGATCCGCTGAACTTCAAGCCGGACAGTCTACTTGGGGTGCCCGGTATTTTCGACGTTTACCGCGCGGGTCGCATAACTATTGCCAATGCGCCCGGCACCGGCATCGCCGATGACAAGGCGATCTACAGCTACATGCCTGATATTGTTGAGTTTTACACAGGTGAGAAAGCGATCCTGCAAAATGTTCCGACATGGCGATGCTCTGAGCCGGACTCGCTCGCCTACGTTCTGGACAACCTTGCCGACCTTGTCGTGAAGGAAGTGCATGGATCTGGCGGTTACGGGATGCTCGTCGGCCCTGCGGCCTCGAAAAAGGAACTGGCGGCCTTCCGAAAAAAACTGGAAGCGAAACCCGCAGGCTATATCGCCCAGCCGACGCTGGCGCTGTCGACAGTGCCGATCCTGACAAAGGCTGGCCTTGCACCGCGCCATGTGGATCTTCGACCCTTTGCTCTGTTCAGTCCGCAGGGCATCAATATTACACCAGGCGGCCTGACCCGTGTGGCGCTGAAAAAGGGCAGCCTTGTGGTCAACTCCAGCCAGGGAGGCGGCACCAAGGACACCTGGGTGTTGGAGGACGACTGATGCTGGGAAAAACCGCAGGAGGCGTGTTCTGGATGTTCCGCTATCTGGAGCGCAGCGAAAACACGGCGCGGCTGATCGAGGCAGGCTTTCGCATTGCCCTGACACGGCCGGGCAGCGAGGAATGGACAAGCGTTCTGAAAACCGCCGCCGCTGAGCAGGCCTACCGGGAGGCTCACGGCGAGGTGGTGCAATCAAAGGTGATCGACTTTTTACTGCGTGATCCGCAGAACCCTTCTTCGGTGATGTCCTCTTATGCGCAGGCCCGCCAGAATGCGCGCACAGTGCGCACGGCCATCACGCAGGAAGTCTGGGAGGCGGTCAATGACGCCTATATCACCCTGAAGAAACGGCTTGCACGCCCGGTTGCCGAACGGGACCTGCCGGATGTTCTGGCACAGATCCGGCAGCACTCAGGACTGGTACGCGGTGCGCTGCATGGCTCGATGCTGCGCAATGACGTCTTCGATTTTTGCCGCCTTGGTACCTTTCTTGAGCGGGCCGACAACACCGCCCGCATTCTGGATGTGAAATACTACGTGCTTTTGCCCTCGGTCACGCAGGTCGGGTCCTCTCTCGACAATGTGCAGTGGGAGACGATCCTGCGCTCGGTGTCGGGGGTACGGTCTTACAGCTGGCTCAATCAGGGCAAGGCAACCCCCATGGGGATTGCGGATTTCCTGA
It encodes:
- a CDS encoding ABC transporter ATP-binding protein, encoding MDIRLDGVSHRYGSTEVLRDISLDVPSGQIVCLVGPSGCGKSTLLRFMGGLEKPEAGRVLQIGTPPEGCLNPLTYVFQDFALLPWRSVEGNISLVLEDHGIKGKAAKDIIQDVLGRTKLTDFAKALPKQLSGGMKQRVAIARALAVNPAVMLMDEPLSALDSQTRELLMDDLITLWTRAPFTAVYVTHNLAEAVRLGHRIVVLSRRPGRIREVVEIDKPLAERGYADPDLEEVQKHLWDLMRDEARAADEELLHV
- a CDS encoding ABC transporter permease produces the protein MSDLAQGTAPPQDPVEIRFRGAGFAPRPQKWVGVAVFVVLVAIVEWGTRTGFISALTLPKPSDVLATFGELWQSGMLFQHLAPSLTRLAVGASIGAGIGICVGVLIGLFSYVRSGLVPLVAAIFPIPKIALLPLFVIWFGIDEGSKYALIAFGTFTPTVVATYGAVDNVDRSLIRMGQSFGLSWLSIVRKIVLPGAMPGILSGLRISLAIAIILLVAAEMLGAQYGIGAYILEAGSLYDLERLFAGVVILSLLGVLTSGAIGLVERRLLSWRS
- a CDS encoding aldo/keto reductase; protein product: MKTRKLGVNGPEIGCIGYGAMSFSDMYGPTTETESHAILNRCRDLGVTHLDTANVYGMGKSESAIGTYLRANPGARDAFVIATKATITKDADGNRCFDNSAEHLEAELDQSLQRLGVDCVDLFYAHRRDPRLTPEETAENLGRLVKKGKTRAIGLSEVAPSTLRRAMKVHPIAAVQSEYSLSTRFPELGLVQACAELGVAMVAFSPVGRSLLTDNPIPKKRIPNLPFLAGNPRFMEPNLSENLAITDGFRQLAAEMGTSAAALANAWLLSRGEHVIPIPGTRSIDHLNECMAGADLVLSEADLARIDAILPVGWAHGDRYSDAQWIGPERYC
- a CDS encoding circularly permuted type 2 ATP-grasp protein; the protein is MTEKAPIFFDEMYGNGDTARAPYAQYADWFSRENPKDLIKEAREAEDFFRRTGITFNVYGEADAEERLIPFDIIPRIISAKEWSRLVRGIEQRVRAINAFLHDIYHRQEILRAGRVPVDLIARNEAFLPMMVGVQPPGGIYTHIVGIDMVRTGDDEFFVLEDNARTPSGVSYMLENRETMLQMFPELFSKVKVRRVSDYPASLLNSLANCMPPDPSPDRTVAVLTPGIHNSAYFEHAFLADHMGVELVEGTDLKIVDGRIAMRTTRGYKPIDVVYRRVDDDFLDPLNFKPDSLLGVPGIFDVYRAGRITIANAPGTGIADDKAIYSYMPDIVEFYTGEKAILQNVPTWRCSEPDSLAYVLDNLADLVVKEVHGSGGYGMLVGPAASKKELAAFRKKLEAKPAGYIAQPTLALSTVPILTKAGLAPRHVDLRPFALFSPQGINITPGGLTRVALKKGSLVVNSSQGGGTKDTWVLEDD
- a CDS encoding alpha-E domain-containing protein; this encodes MLGKTAGGVFWMFRYLERSENTARLIEAGFRIALTRPGSEEWTSVLKTAAAEQAYREAHGEVVQSKVIDFLLRDPQNPSSVMSSYAQARQNARTVRTAITQEVWEAVNDAYITLKKRLARPVAERDLPDVLAQIRQHSGLVRGALHGSMLRNDVFDFCRLGTFLERADNTARILDVKYYVLLPSVTQVGSSLDNVQWETILRSVSGVRSYSWLNQGKATPMGIADFLIFDPRMPRSLRSSVNKIRSNLTMLENEYLEQHSCHETVEKLHRCLSTSSVEEVFEEGLHEFLTEFLANIARLGAEIEADYRFTE